Proteins from a single region of Pangasianodon hypophthalmus isolate fPanHyp1 chromosome 7, fPanHyp1.pri, whole genome shotgun sequence:
- the LOC113542910 gene encoding transmembrane O-methyltransferase homolog, whose amino-acid sequence MVSLLLLSLPLLPVVITLCHSPLRALYHCVCERVLKLLRGKVCVRHTHAYIFSECTHGQAESVLATFDLYIKTHASFSIGPEKGVFLDEVVQREAPHRVLELGMHCGYTSVRILRLLPTSGKLFTVEVDPLTADKGEEILLVAGFKNSQFQVLPCSSAEAISRLASHLGEDLLDLVVMDHDPEQYLSDLLALQRENLLSKRSVLILNRGVEAGARVMLEYIATEPHNYTVCQQVKDMLEIRCHMDTHLHREEF is encoded by the exons ATGGTGTCACTGCTCCTGCTGTCCCTACCTCTGCTCCCTGTGGTCATCACACTTTGCCATTCACCGCTGCGGGCCCTttatcattgtgtgtgtgagagagtgctGAAGCTCCTGCGTGGGAAAGTAtgtgtcagacacacacatgcctaCATCTTCTCTGAGTGTACCCACGGTCAGGCTGAAAGTGTGCTGGCCACGTTCGACCTTTACATCAAAACACACGCGTCTTTCAGCATCGGGCCAGAAAAAG GTGTGTTCCTGGATGAGGTGGTGCAACGTGAGGCTCCTCACAGGGTGCTGGAGTTGGGCATGCACTGTGGCTACACCTCCGTCCGAATACTGCGTCTGCTCCCCACCTCTGGCAAACTGTTCACGGTGGAGGTGGACCCGCTTACTGCCGATAAAGGCGAGGAGATCCTACTTGTTGCGGGTTTCAAAAATTCACAG TTCCAGGTGCTACCCTGCTCCTCAGCTGAAGCCATCTCCAGGTTAGCATCTCACCTCGGTGAGGACCTTTTGGACCTCGTGGTGATGGATCATGACCCTGAGCAGTATCTCTCAGACCTTCTGGCCCTTCAAAGAGAGAATCTACTCTCTAAGCGAAG TGTCCTCATATTAAACAGAGGTGTGGAAGCTGGTGCTCGGGTCATGCTGGAGTACATCGCCACCGAGCCACACAACTACACCGTGTGCCAGCAGGTTAAAGACATGCTGGAGATCCGCTGTCATATGGACACTCATCTACACAGAGAAGAGTTTTAA